The following coding sequences lie in one Verrucomicrobiota bacterium genomic window:
- the mbhE gene encoding hydrogen gas-evolving membrane-bound hydrogenase subunit E: MILFFSILVIFLGALLAPIFGRGGKKGWSLLLAAPPLISFLLLAWLWFGKAQGGPISFSWDWFPALGVALDLRLDGLAALMALLVTGIGALVCLYATGYMKGHPQFGRFGLFLLLFMGSMLGLVLSDHLILLFVFWELTSITSYLLIGFNHEEESSRKKALQALLVTGAGAMAMLAGFILIGWQSGTMRISELGGLSGLLADSPYYTGIVILVLLGAFTKSAQTPFHFWLPNAMAAPTPVSAYLHSATMVKAGVFLMARLNPSLGDTTLWMSLLTCFGGATFLLAVALGLFQTDLKKILAYTTLGVLGLLTMLIGLGTEKAFEAMILFLLAHALYKACLFMTAGAVDHETGTRDVTILRGLRKAMPITALAAFLAVLSMSGFPPFLGFIGKEYVYTAGLELTGIPLATLLVAFVGNFIMMALAFKAGVSPFFGEPSDRLPKHPHEAPTPMWIGPVLLAVLGLVLGVFPSLIAHGLVSPAVSSIVGETVEVHVDLWHGFNPALAISAVTLVSGLLLYAARGFFWSRHEAVNGFLRPRGAEAVYDVVFNGVIRFSKYQTKALQSGYLHRYVFIIALATVGFLLWGYSSFGARPTFSLDLTFPDILFAGLVILMMISAVVAVLTTNRITALVNLGVVGFGIALLYVYFGAPDLAITQLMVETLTVVLLMLAIYRLPAMRHMASKKTRSRDAVLATVFGVLIAGLVLTASVVQVEPPISDELVEMSYSEAHGRDIVNVILVDFRALDTLGEITVLSIAALGVAAMIGRRVFRKKEAER, from the coding sequence ATGATTCTTTTCTTTAGTATCCTCGTAATTTTTCTTGGTGCCTTGTTGGCTCCTATTTTTGGACGGGGAGGTAAGAAGGGTTGGAGCCTACTTTTGGCCGCACCACCATTGATTTCGTTTTTACTTCTAGCTTGGTTGTGGTTTGGGAAAGCTCAGGGAGGTCCCATTTCTTTCTCATGGGATTGGTTTCCTGCATTGGGCGTCGCATTAGATCTACGACTGGACGGCTTGGCTGCGTTGATGGCATTGCTGGTAACTGGCATCGGAGCCCTCGTATGTCTCTATGCGACCGGATACATGAAAGGCCATCCGCAGTTTGGGCGATTCGGTCTTTTCCTGCTCCTATTTATGGGGTCGATGCTCGGTTTGGTTCTCTCCGATCACCTGATTCTGCTTTTTGTGTTTTGGGAGCTAACGAGCATAACCTCCTACCTTCTGATTGGATTCAATCATGAGGAGGAGTCCTCCCGAAAGAAAGCACTGCAAGCTCTTCTTGTCACGGGAGCCGGTGCGATGGCGATGCTCGCCGGTTTTATTCTCATTGGATGGCAGTCCGGAACAATGAGGATTTCTGAACTCGGAGGACTTTCTGGTCTCTTGGCCGATTCTCCCTATTACACGGGAATCGTCATCTTAGTGTTGTTGGGAGCGTTTACCAAGAGCGCGCAGACTCCCTTTCATTTTTGGCTTCCGAATGCAATGGCGGCTCCGACCCCTGTCAGTGCTTACTTGCATTCGGCAACTATGGTAAAAGCAGGGGTTTTTCTCATGGCGCGGCTGAACCCTTCGCTGGGAGATACCACTTTGTGGATGTCGCTTCTGACATGCTTTGGTGGAGCTACCTTCTTGTTGGCAGTTGCGCTGGGGCTCTTTCAGACCGATCTCAAAAAGATTCTCGCCTACACGACCCTTGGCGTCCTCGGTCTGCTCACGATGCTGATCGGGTTGGGAACCGAAAAAGCTTTCGAGGCGATGATTCTATTTCTCCTCGCTCATGCCCTTTACAAAGCCTGTCTCTTCATGACTGCGGGTGCCGTCGATCACGAGACCGGGACGCGTGACGTAACGATTTTGCGGGGACTGCGCAAAGCGATGCCGATCACTGCCCTTGCGGCTTTTTTGGCGGTGTTGTCTATGTCCGGATTTCCTCCCTTCCTTGGGTTCATTGGGAAAGAGTATGTCTACACGGCTGGCTTGGAGTTGACTGGCATTCCGTTGGCCACGTTGCTGGTCGCCTTCGTCGGAAACTTTATCATGATGGCCCTCGCTTTCAAAGCGGGTGTGTCGCCGTTTTTTGGAGAACCCTCCGACCGGTTGCCCAAGCATCCGCACGAGGCACCCACTCCCATGTGGATAGGTCCTGTCCTACTGGCGGTTCTGGGGCTGGTTCTGGGAGTTTTTCCCTCGCTGATTGCGCATGGATTGGTCTCGCCAGCAGTCTCTTCAATCGTGGGAGAAACGGTCGAAGTCCACGTCGATCTATGGCATGGTTTTAATCCGGCTCTCGCGATCAGCGCGGTAACTCTGGTTTCCGGCCTGCTTCTTTACGCGGCGAGAGGATTTTTCTGGAGTCGGCACGAGGCAGTGAACGGGTTTCTTCGCCCACGTGGTGCGGAGGCTGTCTATGATGTTGTGTTCAATGGCGTGATTCGGTTCTCCAAGTATCAGACCAAAGCACTGCAGTCGGGGTATCTTCATCGGTACGTTTTCATAATTGCTTTAGCGACGGTTGGTTTTCTTTTGTGGGGATACAGTTCGTTTGGGGCCCGACCAACCTTCTCACTCGACCTGACTTTCCCTGACATACTCTTCGCAGGCCTTGTTATCCTCATGATGATCTCAGCAGTCGTTGCTGTGCTCACGACCAATCGGATTACGGCTCTAGTGAACCTGGGTGTGGTTGGATTCGGAATCGCGCTTCTCTATGTTTACTTTGGGGCGCCGGATCTGGCGATTACCCAGTTGATGGTCGAAACACTAACAGTGGTTCTCCTGATGCTTGCCATCTATCGGCTACCCGCGATGCGTCATATGGCGTCCAAAAAGACGAGGAGCCGGGACGCTGTTTTGGCTACAGTCTTCGGGGTTTTGATTGCTGGTCTGGTGTTAACCGCCAGTGTCGTCCAGGTCGAACCTCCAATCTCCGATGAACTGGTGGAAATGAGTTATTCGGAGGCCCATGG
- the groL gene encoding chaperonin GroEL (60 kDa chaperone family; promotes refolding of misfolded polypeptides especially under stressful conditions; forms two stacked rings of heptamers to form a barrel-shaped 14mer; ends can be capped by GroES; misfolded proteins enter the barrel where they are refolded when GroES binds), whose product MAKQLLFDEAGRKKILRGVETLSKAVKVTLGPKGRNVIIDKKFGSPTVTKDGVTVAKEIELEDAYENMGAQMVKEVASKTSDAAGDGTTTATVLAEAVYREGLKNVAAGANPVYLKRGIDKAVAASVEEFAKASKKVSSRDEVRQVATVSANWDLEIGDIIADAMDKVGKDGTITVEEAKSIETTLDVVEGMQFDKGYLSPYFTTDQETMESVLEDAYILIHEKKISNLNDILPLLQNVAKQGKPFLLIAEDVEGEALAALVVNKLRGTLNVCAVKAPGFGDRRKAMLEDIAVLTGGRCITEDLGIKLENVQVSDLGRAKRVTIDKENTTIVEGGGKASDIQGRVKQIRRQIEETSSDYDREKLQERLAKLAGGVAVINVGAATEPEMKEKKARVEDALHATRAAVEEGILPGGGVALLNAAKGIESLELEGDEAIGATIVRKAIEYPLRQLCANAGVEGSIVVQQVLKSSSTKGYNVATGEYEDLLKAGVVDPAKVTRTALQNAGSVAGLLLTTECMITDIPEKEAPAPAGGDMGGMGGMGGMGGMM is encoded by the coding sequence ATGGCCAAACAACTACTGTTTGACGAAGCGGGCCGGAAAAAAATCCTGCGCGGCGTGGAGACTCTCTCCAAAGCTGTTAAGGTCACTCTCGGGCCCAAGGGACGCAATGTGATCATCGACAAAAAGTTCGGTTCTCCAACAGTGACCAAGGATGGCGTCACCGTTGCTAAAGAAATCGAGCTGGAAGATGCCTACGAGAACATGGGTGCGCAGATGGTGAAGGAAGTTGCTTCCAAAACCTCCGACGCAGCTGGTGACGGAACAACGACAGCAACTGTTCTCGCAGAGGCGGTCTACCGCGAAGGTTTGAAGAACGTCGCGGCCGGGGCCAATCCAGTGTATCTGAAGCGAGGAATCGATAAGGCGGTTGCTGCGTCGGTGGAAGAGTTTGCGAAAGCATCCAAAAAGGTAAGCAGCCGTGACGAGGTTCGTCAGGTCGCTACCGTCTCTGCAAACTGGGACCTCGAAATCGGTGATATTATTGCCGATGCGATGGACAAGGTCGGCAAGGACGGAACGATTACCGTTGAAGAGGCGAAGTCCATCGAAACCACCCTCGATGTGGTGGAAGGTATGCAGTTCGATAAGGGTTACCTAAGCCCTTACTTCACAACCGATCAAGAGACAATGGAGAGCGTTCTTGAAGACGCATACATCCTGATCCACGAGAAGAAGATCTCGAACCTGAACGACATCCTGCCGCTTCTGCAGAACGTGGCCAAACAGGGCAAGCCGTTCCTTCTCATTGCAGAAGACGTGGAGGGCGAAGCACTGGCTGCTCTCGTAGTCAACAAACTTCGTGGAACTCTTAATGTCTGTGCAGTCAAGGCACCTGGCTTCGGTGATCGTCGCAAGGCAATGCTCGAAGACATCGCTGTTCTCACTGGAGGTCGTTGCATCACGGAAGATCTCGGCATCAAGCTCGAGAACGTTCAGGTGAGTGACCTCGGTCGTGCGAAACGCGTGACGATCGACAAGGAAAACACAACGATCGTCGAGGGTGGTGGAAAAGCTTCTGACATCCAAGGCCGCGTAAAGCAAATCCGTCGTCAGATCGAGGAAACCTCCTCGGACTACGATCGTGAGAAGCTTCAGGAGCGCCTAGCTAAACTCGCTGGTGGTGTTGCAGTCATCAACGTGGGTGCCGCAACGGAGCCAGAGATGAAGGAGAAGAAAGCACGAGTTGAAGACGCTCTGCACGCAACTCGCGCGGCTGTCGAGGAAGGTATCCTTCCCGGTGGTGGTGTTGCTCTTCTCAACGCAGCCAAGGGCATTGAATCGCTCGAACTCGAAGGCGACGAAGCGATCGGAGCCACCATCGTCCGCAAGGCGATTGAGTACCCGCTCCGCCAGCTTTGTGCCAACGCAGGCGTTGAAGGGTCGATCGTGGTCCAACAGGTGCTCAAGAGTAGCAGCACCAAGGGCTACAATGTGGCTACCGGCGAATACGAAGACCTCCTCAAGGCGGGAGTTGTCGATCCGGCCAAGGTAACCCGGACCGCTCTGCAAAATGCAGGTTCGGTCGCTGGTCTACTCCTGACCACTGAGTGCATGATCACCGATATTCCCGAAAAGGAAGCTCCAGCTCCAGCCGGCGGTGACATGGGCGGCATGGGTGGCATGGGTGGCATGGGCGGCATGATGTAA
- the groES gene encoding co-chaperone GroES, whose translation MKVKIKPLGDRVLVKHVEEDEQVRGGIIIPDSAKEKPQEAEVIALGTGKTDDSGKKSSFEVKVGDRVLVSKYGGTEVKLDGDTYTLMREDDILGVIG comes from the coding sequence ATGAAAGTGAAGATCAAACCGCTCGGAGATCGTGTTCTCGTAAAACACGTCGAAGAAGATGAACAAGTTCGCGGTGGCATCATCATTCCTGATTCGGCAAAGGAAAAGCCGCAGGAAGCTGAGGTCATTGCACTCGGAACCGGTAAGACCGACGACTCGGGCAAGAAAAGCTCGTTTGAAGTCAAGGTCGGCGACCGCGTCCTCGTAAGTAAATACGGGGGAACTGAAGTGAAGCTCGATGGAGACACCTACACGCTGATGCGTGAAGATGACATCCTCGGCGTCATTGGATAA
- the dnaK gene encoding molecular chaperone DnaK yields MSKIIGIDLGTTNSCVAIMEGGEPKVIENAEGARTTPSVVAFSKTGERLVGQAAKRQAITNPQNTIFSAKRLIGRKFTEVEEESKSLPYTVVEGKNGDAYIRCKVGDKEEDFSPEQISAMILAKLKADAEAYLGETVTKAVVTVPAYFNDAQRQATKDAGTIAGLEVERIINEPTAASLAYGLDKKNDHTISVFDLGGGTFDVSALEIGDGVFEVKATNGDTHLGGDNWDTALIEWLADEFKKENGIDLLGDPMAKQRLKEEAEKAKIALSSTQSTDINLPFITADASGPKHLNVTLSRSKLEQITDSLFQRIKGPFESCMKDAGLSSSEVNDLVLVGGMTRNPKVIEIARELAGKEPHKGVNPDEVVAIGAAIQGAVLQGDMRDVLLLDVTPLTLGIETAGGVSTAMIERNTTIPTKKSQVFSTYADNQTAVDVKVLQGERPMANDNKMLGNFRLEGIPTAPRGVPQIEVIFDIDANGILHVTAKDQGTGKDQKITISGSSGLDKDEIERLKKEAELHADEDKQRKEAVETRNELDNLCYQAEKQVSELGDKLPEDKKSAIELAVAEGRKVLENQAASVEELGSAKEKITGILAQVGQDIYSQAAGAEGAPPPEGQPTPEGQPSSDGKEDVVDADFEVVEEEDKKEK; encoded by the coding sequence ATGAGCAAAATTATCGGTATTGACTTGGGAACCACCAATTCCTGCGTAGCGATCATGGAAGGCGGCGAGCCCAAAGTGATTGAAAACGCTGAGGGTGCCCGCACTACACCATCGGTAGTGGCTTTCTCCAAGACAGGCGAACGTTTGGTGGGTCAGGCAGCGAAAAGACAGGCAATCACCAATCCCCAAAACACCATTTTCTCCGCTAAAAGACTTATTGGGCGAAAGTTTACTGAGGTCGAGGAAGAGTCGAAAAGCCTCCCTTACACAGTGGTCGAGGGAAAGAATGGCGATGCCTACATCCGCTGCAAGGTAGGGGACAAGGAAGAGGATTTCTCCCCGGAGCAGATCTCCGCGATGATCCTGGCGAAGCTGAAGGCAGATGCAGAAGCTTACCTCGGGGAGACTGTCACAAAGGCAGTTGTGACTGTCCCAGCTTACTTCAACGATGCCCAGCGGCAGGCTACCAAAGACGCAGGTACGATTGCTGGCCTTGAGGTTGAGCGGATCATCAACGAGCCGACGGCAGCCTCGCTTGCCTACGGGCTCGATAAAAAGAATGACCACACGATCTCTGTTTTTGACCTCGGAGGTGGAACGTTTGATGTCTCTGCCCTTGAGATTGGTGACGGCGTCTTCGAGGTAAAGGCCACAAACGGCGACACTCATCTTGGTGGTGACAACTGGGACACTGCGTTAATCGAGTGGTTGGCTGACGAGTTTAAAAAGGAAAACGGTATCGACCTCCTTGGCGATCCAATGGCCAAGCAGCGTCTGAAGGAAGAGGCTGAAAAGGCGAAAATCGCCCTCTCCTCAACGCAATCGACCGACATCAACCTACCTTTTATCACTGCAGACGCTTCGGGTCCGAAGCATTTGAATGTTACTCTCAGTCGCTCCAAGCTGGAGCAGATTACGGATTCTTTGTTTCAGAGAATCAAGGGTCCTTTTGAGTCGTGCATGAAGGATGCGGGCTTGAGTTCTTCCGAAGTCAATGACCTCGTTTTGGTGGGTGGAATGACTCGTAACCCTAAGGTGATCGAGATCGCTCGGGAACTTGCAGGGAAGGAACCTCATAAGGGGGTCAATCCCGATGAAGTAGTTGCGATTGGCGCAGCTATCCAAGGAGCCGTTCTTCAGGGAGACATGCGGGACGTTCTTCTGTTGGACGTGACTCCGCTTACCTTGGGAATCGAAACAGCTGGCGGCGTTTCTACTGCAATGATCGAGCGGAATACGACCATTCCGACCAAGAAGAGCCAGGTTTTCTCGACATACGCCGACAATCAGACGGCTGTGGATGTTAAGGTGCTGCAGGGAGAACGCCCGATGGCAAACGACAACAAGATGCTGGGAAATTTCCGACTGGAAGGTATCCCAACAGCGCCTAGGGGAGTTCCTCAGATTGAGGTGATCTTCGACATCGATGCGAACGGAATTTTGCATGTCACTGCTAAAGACCAGGGAACCGGCAAAGACCAAAAGATCACAATCTCCGGATCCTCCGGCTTGGACAAAGACGAGATAGAACGCCTCAAAAAGGAGGCTGAGCTTCATGCGGATGAAGACAAGCAGCGGAAAGAGGCTGTGGAGACTCGCAATGAGCTGGACAACCTCTGCTACCAGGCCGAAAAGCAGGTATCCGAGCTGGGAGACAAGCTCCCGGAAGACAAAAAGAGTGCAATTGAACTCGCTGTTGCAGAAGGCCGGAAGGTGCTCGAAAACCAAGCCGCTTCCGTAGAGGAGCTAGGATCAGCTAAGGAGAAAATTACCGGTATTCTTGCTCAGGTCGGACAGGATATCTACAGCCAGGCAGCAGGCGCGGAGGGAGCGCCTCCGCCAGAGGGTCAACCGACACCTGAAGGTCAACCTTCCTCCGACGGAAAGGAAGATGTGGTCGACGCAGATTTCGAAGTGGTCGAAGAAGAAGACAAGAAAGAGAAGTAA
- a CDS encoding Sir2 family NAD-dependent protein deacetylase — protein sequence MSTAGFMVSTVDDRKSVVVLSGAGMSAESGLKTFRDSDGLWEGHKVEDVATPEAWQRNPEAVLRFYNERRRQLMRAEPNDGHLALARLEEGYEVSVITQNVDDLHERAGSSSVLHLHGELDVARSTVDDRLLYRLHGKEIRLGDVCDKGSQLRPHVVWFGESVPAMEVAEPIVRGADVLMVVGTSLLVYPAASLIDFAESAARKVWISPKESADVLPLGFEKVLKTAAIGIPDLVSDLLAEEKLD from the coding sequence ATGTCTACCGCAGGGTTCATGGTGTCCACAGTGGATGATCGCAAGTCAGTCGTTGTCTTGTCTGGTGCTGGAATGAGTGCCGAAAGCGGACTCAAGACGTTTCGTGACTCGGATGGGTTGTGGGAAGGTCATAAAGTCGAAGACGTAGCCACGCCCGAAGCATGGCAACGGAATCCCGAGGCGGTTCTGCGTTTTTACAACGAGAGGAGGCGACAATTAATGAGGGCTGAGCCAAACGACGGGCATCTGGCTCTTGCGCGTTTGGAAGAAGGTTACGAAGTGTCGGTCATCACTCAAAATGTTGATGATCTCCATGAACGGGCAGGGTCATCATCTGTCCTACATCTTCACGGGGAGTTGGATGTGGCGCGAAGCACCGTTGACGATCGACTTCTCTATCGGCTTCACGGTAAAGAAATCAGGCTGGGTGATGTCTGTGACAAGGGTTCTCAACTTCGTCCACATGTCGTTTGGTTTGGGGAATCGGTTCCGGCGATGGAAGTAGCGGAACCTATCGTTCGGGGTGCCGACGTATTGATGGTCGTTGGCACTTCTTTGCTAGTTTATCCTGCTGCCTCTTTGATAGACTTTGCGGAATCTGCGGCGAGGAAAGTCTGGATCAGCCCGAAGGAGAGTGCAGACGTCTTACCGCTGGGTTTCGAGAAAGTGCTGAAGACGGCCGCGATAGGGATCCCGGATTTGGTGAGCGATCTCCTTGCAGAAGAGAAACTTGATTGA
- a CDS encoding sulfite exporter TauE/SafE family protein, producing the protein MEVSFWQWVAICAAAFGTGMGKGGLPGLGNFAIAVYAFSFPAKLSVGILLPVLIAADLVAVIVYRRHADWRIIAKLLPWTLLGVFVGALVFHRIDDRTVEILIGAILLIMTLLHFVRSALNKAAQSIPEGRTAASLQISTGLIGGFATFLANAAGPVAALYLIFLRLPKMVFVGTLAWFFMIVNWAKLPVMIGIGNVTVTSLQISLLPMAFAMIGVLAARAVIGFIPQRLFELLIWLLITAAALQLLF; encoded by the coding sequence ATGGAAGTGTCGTTTTGGCAGTGGGTAGCCATATGCGCTGCAGCCTTTGGGACGGGTATGGGGAAAGGTGGACTTCCTGGCTTGGGTAATTTTGCGATAGCCGTTTACGCATTTTCGTTCCCCGCGAAACTATCCGTCGGCATCCTTCTGCCCGTTCTAATCGCAGCAGACCTAGTTGCCGTGATTGTTTATCGGCGTCACGCTGATTGGAGAATCATAGCGAAACTACTTCCCTGGACTTTGCTCGGTGTTTTCGTAGGTGCACTCGTCTTTCATCGGATCGACGACCGAACGGTCGAGATTCTCATCGGAGCTATTCTCCTGATCATGACCTTGCTCCACTTCGTTCGTTCAGCACTGAACAAGGCAGCGCAAAGCATTCCGGAAGGACGCACGGCAGCTTCACTACAAATCAGCACTGGACTCATCGGAGGTTTTGCGACGTTTCTTGCAAACGCTGCCGGGCCCGTCGCAGCTCTGTATCTAATTTTCCTACGTCTACCCAAAATGGTTTTCGTGGGAACGCTGGCATGGTTTTTCATGATCGTAAATTGGGCAAAGCTCCCCGTGATGATCGGAATCGGAAACGTGACTGTTACGTCCCTACAGATCTCACTTCTTCCGATGGCTTTTGCGATGATAGGGGTGCTTGCAGCCCGGGCGGTCATCGGCTTCATCCCACAGAGGCTATTCGAGCTGCTGATTTGGCTCTTGATAACGGCAGCGGCGTTACAACTTCTTTTCTAA
- a CDS encoding iron-sulfur cluster assembly scaffold protein, whose protein sequence is MPEQEHSREEVDKIYRSKLLELFRSPLGCEVPPESASKGWARNRTCGDEVTFFSEVSNGVILGTWQRTEGCAIATATASLLVKELAGKNIHSAKSLMQKIRHTVYNGAPPDEEAEWKVLAAVHSLPARHECVGVALDAAEKSLEITKGEK, encoded by the coding sequence GTGCCTGAACAAGAACACAGCCGGGAAGAAGTCGATAAAATCTATCGGAGTAAACTTCTAGAGCTATTTCGCAGTCCTCTGGGTTGCGAAGTTCCCCCTGAATCCGCTTCAAAAGGATGGGCGAGGAATCGAACTTGCGGCGATGAAGTCACCTTTTTTTCAGAGGTTTCGAATGGAGTTATTCTGGGAACCTGGCAGCGAACGGAGGGCTGTGCAATCGCGACTGCCACAGCATCGCTTTTGGTCAAGGAGTTGGCCGGGAAAAACATCCATTCTGCAAAATCTCTAATGCAAAAAATTCGCCACACTGTATACAATGGAGCCCCCCCCGACGAAGAGGCTGAGTGGAAGGTACTCGCTGCAGTTCATTCTTTGCCCGCTCGACACGAATGCGTAGGAGTTGCGCTGGATGCGGCAGAAAAATCCCTTGAAATTACAAAGGGCGAAAAATGA
- a CDS encoding cation-translocating P-type ATPase encodes MTSGCCACDPSDSFDATEDPGFWIRFGIAAVLAGQGMVFGLAINLYSPSFGSATYWVLHGALMASALAAIALLGPKLIQETVKALRETKVTVEALFLLTCAGALVGSLLATFTGVGSVYYEVVAIVLAIYSIGKRTSAISKEKVLQEIKTYRETFDTARQVYPNGEERVSRASLIEPGSRVRVAPGEAVPVDGTLVAGEGFIEQSQLTGEPVPTSVRLGGNVFAGSWSVDGTLLIEVTKRYGNRRIDQILTWVEDARGKPSELQSWADKTIRWFLPVVAVVSFGTFLFWFWQSGLWNEALFNAMAVLLVACPCALGLATPIAVWKGLFRLTERGLLCRHGDVLDTLAKTQRIFFDKTGTLSSASLTIVSFEETPENPVSKEKLQEWIAAAETGQEHPVAKALSKLFEDPKSQVTQRTILPGRGLESVVQENDLEYHLLISPAAADPRESKSRDGKVIHVLVDGILSAKIQVEESLRDETSSALAMIKNKDIAVEILSGDPDPAWTKIEGTEVVGSLSAEEKKKRVEASRESGERPVFVGDGINDTPAMAAASTSIAINEGASLARGTSDAVLLGNNLNRISEGIDLSRKIHRGVHSNIRFAIIYNAIGILLAATGILHPVAAALLMLASSATVSIRALLSAEPRENS; translated from the coding sequence ATGACCTCCGGCTGCTGCGCATGCGACCCTTCGGATAGCTTCGACGCGACCGAAGATCCCGGTTTTTGGATTCGATTCGGGATCGCTGCAGTCCTCGCCGGGCAGGGGATGGTCTTCGGCCTCGCAATCAATCTTTACAGCCCATCGTTTGGATCTGCCACCTACTGGGTACTTCATGGTGCACTGATGGCATCCGCGCTTGCAGCAATCGCTTTGCTCGGTCCAAAGTTGATTCAGGAAACGGTGAAGGCCCTACGGGAAACAAAAGTAACCGTTGAAGCTCTTTTTCTCCTTACTTGCGCAGGTGCGTTGGTCGGCTCGCTTCTAGCAACCTTCACCGGGGTTGGATCCGTCTATTACGAAGTGGTAGCAATCGTTCTCGCAATCTACTCCATAGGAAAACGGACGAGCGCGATCTCGAAAGAAAAAGTCCTCCAAGAGATCAAGACCTACCGAGAAACGTTTGATACTGCGAGACAGGTGTATCCAAACGGTGAAGAGAGGGTGTCCAGAGCTAGCTTGATAGAACCCGGCAGCAGGGTCCGCGTTGCACCAGGCGAAGCAGTTCCGGTCGATGGAACGCTAGTCGCCGGTGAGGGGTTCATCGAACAGTCTCAACTCACTGGTGAACCAGTGCCCACGAGTGTCCGTCTGGGAGGGAACGTGTTCGCAGGATCTTGGTCTGTAGATGGAACCCTTCTCATCGAAGTCACGAAGCGCTACGGAAACCGAAGAATCGATCAAATCCTTACCTGGGTTGAGGACGCCCGGGGGAAGCCCTCTGAACTACAAAGCTGGGCGGACAAAACGATTCGTTGGTTTTTACCGGTGGTAGCAGTGGTATCTTTCGGAACCTTCCTATTTTGGTTCTGGCAATCCGGGCTATGGAACGAAGCACTTTTCAACGCGATGGCCGTCCTGTTGGTCGCCTGTCCATGCGCACTCGGTCTGGCGACCCCAATCGCGGTTTGGAAAGGACTCTTCCGATTGACGGAGCGGGGGCTTCTCTGCCGGCATGGTGACGTCCTCGATACGCTCGCGAAAACACAGCGCATCTTTTTTGACAAAACCGGGACCCTCAGCTCTGCCAGTCTAACCATTGTGTCTTTTGAAGAAACGCCTGAGAACCCGGTTTCAAAGGAAAAGTTGCAGGAATGGATTGCCGCTGCAGAGACTGGGCAGGAGCATCCCGTAGCCAAGGCGCTCTCGAAGCTCTTTGAAGATCCTAAGTCTCAAGTTACCCAAAGAACCATTCTTCCAGGCCGCGGACTCGAGTCAGTCGTGCAGGAAAATGATCTGGAGTATCACCTTCTGATCAGTCCGGCGGCGGCTGATCCTCGTGAAAGCAAAAGTAGAGATGGAAAGGTAATCCACGTTCTGGTCGATGGTATCCTCTCCGCGAAGATTCAGGTTGAAGAAAGCCTCCGCGACGAGACCTCTTCTGCGCTCGCAATGATCAAAAACAAAGACATCGCGGTTGAGATTCTCTCCGGCGACCCGGACCCTGCGTGGACAAAAATCGAAGGGACCGAAGTAGTCGGCTCATTGTCAGCAGAGGAAAAAAAGAAGAGAGTAGAGGCGTCCAGAGAGTCCGGCGAACGGCCCGTCTTTGTTGGCGATGGAATAAACGACACGCCCGCAATGGCCGCTGCTTCAACCTCTATCGCTATCAACGAGGGAGCTTCTCTAGCACGCGGAACCTCCGACGCAGTCTTACTTGGAAACAACCTGAACCGTATTTCAGAAGGAATTGATCTATCCCGGAAAATTCACCGTGGAGTCCACAGCAACATTCGCTTTGCGATCATCTACAACGCAATCGGTATCCTGCTTGCTGCAACCGGTATCCTCCACCCGGTCGCGGCCGCCCTCCTCATGCTCGCTTCCAGCGCAACTGTCTCCATACGGGCACTACTGAGCGCGGAACCTAGGGAAAATTCGTGA